The Saprospiraceae bacterium genome includes a window with the following:
- a CDS encoding IS1595 family transposase, protein MEGFEIFTGQNELEFIKRFSDKDSCYAYLAHHKWSNGFECPQCHCKEEHNCLFLHHKRCKNCQRIISPTANTLFHKVKFGIEKAFYIVFKMTATTKSISAEQLAKNVGINRKTALMFQHKVRIAMKSSEKHPLTGQVEVDEAFIGQKEEDQIGRGAEKKAQIIVAVEKNGTTGIKRMYARKIENASTKELKTLFEKHISSEATVLTDKWRGYSPLCDVYNITQEKSEPDKNFKVMHRCIQQLKSWIRGIHHSVNHDYLQGYLDEFCYRINRSIHKNTIFDKLVGRMSKADSIFKNQIKLAYSN, encoded by the coding sequence ATGGAAGGATTTGAAATATTTACAGGACAAAATGAACTGGAATTTATAAAAAGGTTTTCAGACAAAGATAGCTGCTATGCTTATTTAGCACATCACAAATGGTCCAATGGCTTTGAATGTCCGCAATGTCATTGTAAAGAAGAGCATAATTGTTTGTTTTTGCATCATAAGCGATGTAAAAATTGTCAAAGAATTATTTCTCCAACGGCTAATACATTGTTCCATAAAGTTAAATTTGGAATTGAGAAGGCGTTTTATATTGTTTTCAAAATGACCGCCACAACTAAGAGTATCTCCGCAGAGCAATTGGCAAAAAATGTTGGTATTAATCGTAAAACTGCCTTGATGTTTCAACATAAGGTAAGAATTGCAATGAAGAGTTCAGAAAAGCACCCATTAACTGGACAAGTTGAAGTAGATGAAGCGTTTATAGGCCAAAAAGAAGAAGATCAAATTGGACGTGGTGCAGAGAAAAAGGCGCAAATCATTGTTGCAGTAGAGAAAAACGGTACAACAGGGATCAAAAGAATGTATGCTAGAAAGATAGAAAATGCATCTACAAAGGAGCTTAAGACGTTATTTGAAAAACACATTTCGAGCGAAGCCACAGTTTTGACAGATAAGTGGCGAGGCTACTCTCCTTTATGTGATGTTTATAACATAACTCAGGAGAAGAGTGAGCCAGACAAGAATTTCAAAGTAATGCACCGATGTATTCAGCAGCTAAAGAGTTGGATACGGGGCATTCATCATAGCGTAAATCATGACTATCTTCAGGGATATTTAGATGAATTTTGCTATCGAATCAATCGATCCATTCATAAAAATACTATTTTTGATAAATTGGTTGGACGAATGAGTAAAGCAGACTCGATTTTTAAAAACCAAATAAAATTAGCCTACAGTAATTAA
- a CDS encoding transposase has product MVHDKVHLIKYLNEAIDKIRRREVNENHVLKYGRFTLLKNEENRTEFQQQLFKQIMDSDLEVAKVHYAKETFRSLINNDNDDYQAKGSLKSWASTLHVHYSGTK; this is encoded by the coding sequence ATAGTACATGATAAAGTTCATTTAATAAAATACCTCAATGAAGCTATTGATAAGATAAGAAGGCGAGAGGTAAACGAGAATCATGTATTAAAATACGGGAGGTTTACTCTACTAAAAAACGAAGAAAACAGAACAGAATTTCAACAGCAGTTATTTAAGCAAATTATGGATAGCGATCTTGAAGTGGCCAAGGTCCATTATGCCAAGGAAACATTTAGAAGCTTAATTAACAACGATAATGATGATTATCAAGCAAAAGGAAGTCTAAAGAGTTGGGCAAGCACATTACATGTTCATTATAGCGGAACTAAATAA
- a CDS encoding histidine kinase, producing the protein MSKFLFLVLMIANTICIYGQNYSIEFINNRNGLTQSCGHSITRQNEFMWFGTQDGLNRFDGTRIKAFKAKEYPALRSNYINSILSDVNNLLWIGTTEGLSLMDTENNKIYAVEPDLIKFVKKIYKDDYGNLWVTPQNKGLFLRESKSEKFENLLYFQKSNVRGFDEYNCKTYITTTKDVFLYNRDNQSFDKLIIHDNLKVLMGDISSFLIGKDGVFWIGTFKKGVFRFVENNGKLILEQHFNTVNSEIKSNEITCISEDETGNIWLGTRASSTFVYSGKNWVSLNDFNKSNNSIKGYIFSIYHDIQGITWIGTDGDGIAKCDPKKEKFTKILHLDKDKFDIDNGEIVFDLNGLGSKIYIGVKDKYILEYDERTNFFDEFVDHDKNYFKNHPRQILFEGNVIWIGSDKGLRQFKIKENKYTPLNIPKEVIFIYTICLVGENEIWTGGTEGLTRLNKSNLSVLEISADHPLFEISSFLIRNLHVDQFGKVWIGTIGHGLFLYDPLSNNLTKINSNFNLDCNGIRCFLEDDNVMFVGTDCGLYELDLRFNVTQKISAENGLPNDVVYAIEKSRKSGYWLSTNAGLTYASEGFTKFDNYNEDDGLPGNEFNTNCSFVSDSGFFYFGGMKGIVKFNENEIKNNNYLPLLRVNDIFIDNLVLATEKWKKDSTILVEPNEKYVKVVLSISNFSNSENNHCVYKLTGLNDWQRVPENNEILFTGLKSGKYQLSVKGFNNDGIQAKNMVHLLILVKAPFWQQWWFYMSLLVLVLFIVYLWIKKEWKAKEKEIKYKSEIEEIRNVALRSQMNPHFIFNCLSAIEYLMISDSPEKAQSYLNKFSRLVRNTLDFTNNELVSMKDELRHLDIYIQLENLRFNNRIEYKTNITNEINLESILFPPLILQPIVENSIKHGFTPEILKPEIYLEISKSETNLIIQLTDNGIGISKRNKNNKKHNDTSYGIEVTKQRLKIYSRKLNKVTDLQISDRNEENKQGTKVVITIEL; encoded by the coding sequence GTGAGCAAATTTCTATTTTTGGTTTTGATGATAGCCAATACAATTTGTATTTATGGTCAGAATTATTCAATTGAATTTATCAATAACAGAAATGGATTGACTCAAAGTTGCGGACATTCTATAACCCGTCAAAATGAGTTTATGTGGTTTGGAACCCAGGATGGTTTAAACAGATTTGATGGAACGAGGATAAAAGCTTTCAAAGCCAAAGAATATCCCGCTTTGAGAAGTAACTATATAAACTCAATATTGTCAGATGTTAATAATTTGTTGTGGATCGGTACAACTGAAGGCCTAAGTCTGATGGATACAGAAAATAATAAAATTTATGCAGTTGAGCCTGATTTAATAAAATTCGTAAAAAAGATTTATAAAGACGATTATGGAAATTTGTGGGTTACACCTCAAAACAAGGGTTTATTTCTTAGGGAAAGTAAAAGCGAAAAATTTGAAAATTTATTGTATTTTCAAAAGTCCAATGTTAGAGGGTTTGATGAATATAATTGTAAAACATATATTACAACTACAAAAGATGTTTTTCTGTACAACAGGGACAATCAATCTTTTGATAAGTTAATTATTCATGATAATCTGAAAGTTTTAATGGGCGATATCTCATCTTTTTTAATCGGGAAGGATGGAGTTTTTTGGATAGGAACTTTTAAAAAAGGAGTATTCAGATTTGTTGAGAATAATGGAAAGTTAATTCTTGAACAACATTTTAATACTGTCAACAGTGAGATAAAAAGCAATGAAATCACATGTATCTCAGAGGACGAAACGGGTAATATTTGGTTAGGAACCAGAGCGTCTTCGACTTTTGTGTATTCTGGAAAAAATTGGGTCTCATTAAACGATTTTAATAAAAGCAACAATTCAATAAAGGGATATATTTTTAGCATTTATCATGATATACAAGGTATTACATGGATAGGAACCGACGGCGATGGAATAGCTAAATGCGATCCCAAAAAAGAAAAATTCACAAAAATCCTTCATCTTGACAAAGATAAATTTGATATCGATAATGGAGAAATAGTGTTTGATTTAAATGGGCTTGGTTCCAAAATATATATTGGAGTTAAAGATAAATATATACTTGAATATGATGAAAGAACAAATTTCTTTGATGAATTTGTAGATCACGATAAAAACTATTTTAAAAACCATCCCAGACAAATACTATTTGAAGGAAATGTGATCTGGATCGGATCTGATAAAGGATTACGACAGTTTAAAATTAAAGAAAATAAATATACACCGTTAAACATTCCAAAGGAAGTCATATTCATATACACCATTTGTCTTGTTGGTGAAAATGAAATATGGACCGGTGGCACTGAAGGATTAACAAGATTAAATAAGAGTAACCTTTCAGTTTTGGAAATATCTGCTGATCATCCATTATTTGAAATTTCTTCTTTCCTGATTCGAAATTTACACGTTGATCAATTTGGAAAAGTATGGATTGGGACTATTGGACATGGTTTGTTTTTATATGACCCTCTATCAAATAATCTGACAAAAATTAATTCCAATTTCAATCTTGATTGTAATGGCATTCGATGTTTTTTGGAAGATGACAATGTTATGTTTGTCGGTACAGATTGCGGGCTCTATGAGCTGGATTTAAGATTTAATGTAACACAGAAAATATCTGCTGAAAATGGTTTACCTAATGATGTTGTTTATGCTATCGAAAAATCCAGAAAATCCGGTTACTGGTTATCTACTAACGCAGGATTGACTTATGCTTCAGAAGGCTTTACAAAATTTGATAACTATAACGAAGACGATGGACTGCCAGGAAATGAATTTAACACTAATTGTTCGTTTGTCAGTGATAGTGGTTTTTTTTATTTTGGAGGAATGAAAGGAATTGTAAAATTTAATGAGAATGAAATAAAAAACAACAACTATTTACCTTTATTACGAGTGAATGATATTTTTATTGATAATTTAGTTTTAGCGACCGAAAAATGGAAAAAGGACAGTACTATTTTAGTTGAACCAAATGAGAAGTATGTTAAAGTTGTCTTATCAATAAGCAATTTTTCCAATTCAGAAAATAACCATTGTGTTTATAAACTTACCGGGTTAAATGATTGGCAAAGAGTGCCTGAAAATAATGAGATATTATTTACAGGTCTTAAATCAGGTAAATACCAATTGTCCGTAAAAGGATTCAATAATGACGGAATTCAGGCAAAAAATATGGTTCATTTATTAATACTGGTGAAGGCACCATTCTGGCAACAGTGGTGGTTTTACATGTCTTTGTTGGTTTTAGTTTTATTCATTGTTTATTTATGGATTAAAAAAGAATGGAAGGCCAAAGAAAAAGAAATTAAATATAAATCAGAAATTGAAGAAATCAGGAATGTAGCACTCAGGAGTCAAATGAATCCCCATTTTATATTTAATTGTCTGAGTGCTATAGAATATTTAATGATTTCGGACTCACCTGAAAAAGCACAAAGCTATTTAAATAAATTTTCAAGACTTGTCAGAAACACATTAGACTTTACAAATAATGAATTGGTTTCCATGAAAGATGAACTTAGACATTTGGATATTTACATTCAGTTGGAAAATCTGAGATTTAATAATAGAATCGAATACAAAACCAACATAACTAATGAAATTAATCTGGAATCAATTTTATTTCCTCCATTAATATTGCAACCAATTGTTGAAAACTCTATCAAACATGGATTTACTCCGGAGATTTTGAAGCCTGAAATATATTTGGAAATTTCAAAATCTGAAACTAATTTAATTATTCAATTAACAGACAATGGTATAGGTATATCAAAAAGAAATAAAAATAACAAAAAGCATAATGACACAAGTTATGGTATCGAAGTGACCAAACAGCGATTGAAGATTTACAGCAGAAAATTAAATAAAGTAACAGACTTACAAATTTCTGATCGAAATGAAGAGAATAAACAAGGTACAAAGGTTGTAATTACAATAGAACTATGA
- a CDS encoding response regulator transcription factor: MNTHAYNCIIIDDEFHCRELLAYKIERFVKDLKVLQKFSDIQSAVVYLNRNRAPDIIFLDLELPGLNGFQFMEMDINITSQIIITSAYEKYALKTIKFHVADFLLKPINEKELATSVVYVKSMIKKVNIDENIVLSPKEMEIWILLADGLLNKEIAHKLNISTNTVKNHLQNIYFKLQVQNRSEAIIKYMKSH, translated from the coding sequence ATGAATACCCATGCGTACAATTGTATCATTATAGATGACGAATTTCATTGTCGTGAACTGCTTGCGTATAAAATCGAAAGATTTGTAAAGGATCTGAAAGTGCTTCAGAAATTTTCGGACATACAATCTGCTGTTGTATATTTAAATAGAAATAGGGCTCCGGACATTATATTCCTCGACTTAGAATTGCCTGGTCTCAATGGTTTTCAGTTTATGGAGATGGACATTAATATTACTTCTCAGATTATAATTACCTCAGCATATGAAAAATATGCTTTAAAAACAATAAAATTTCATGTGGCTGATTTTCTGCTTAAACCCATCAATGAAAAAGAATTAGCGACTTCAGTAGTTTATGTTAAGTCTATGATTAAGAAGGTAAACATTGATGAAAATATTGTATTATCTCCAAAGGAAATGGAAATATGGATTTTACTTGCAGACGGCTTGCTTAATAAAGAGATTGCCCATAAATTAAATATTAGTACCAATACAGTCAAAAATCATCTTCAAAATATTTATTTCAAATTACAGGTTCAAAACAGAAGCGAAGCCATCATAAAATATATGAAAAGCCATTAA
- a CDS encoding T9SS type A sorting domain-containing protein, translating to MRRKLFVLFSMSLYLSNGFAQSINPQILWATYFGSPGDDFTGYVITDKDDNIYMTSMVEDGAPTTTGVHQRFYGGGVSDVMLSKFDKNGALIWSTYFGGSGEDQNYHPLVLMSDGGIVVPGITSSTNRISTPGSHDVTYGGGTSDVFLAVFETDGQLRWATYFGGSGTDGEPAVSIDSEDNIYLVGYTSSLSGIATDSSFQSVKKANQDGFLAKFDKSGKLQWSTYYGGEGFDGFWGVAVDQNNNVYAGGESFSSGLATGSSFFAGNGDGFLAKFNKDGKRIWANYFGSGGKEAIYYLAIDNNNDIICIGPSNSTAGIATPGAFQENNAGKNDVFIVKFNSNGQRLWSTFFGGEEWDTAFGCDFDADNNIYVSVMSQSYFLPLTEDVPGTFYNGGLWDAAFVKFSPSGELVWSTYFGGDGNDRSIGITLDSEQNIIAAINSDSKGLATPGAYKETAIGHESLLVKMKDATTVNVQDLTALPQMTIFPNPSSDFIEISNESNRHRTISFYDINGALVLRYMNSNQNRFDIRNLKSGLYFLHSVDKKVESFGKFIKSD from the coding sequence ATGAGACGAAAATTATTTGTGTTATTTAGCATGAGTCTTTATCTTTCGAATGGATTTGCACAATCAATCAATCCCCAAATATTGTGGGCCACCTACTTCGGAAGTCCAGGTGATGATTTTACCGGGTATGTAATCACGGATAAAGATGACAACATATACATGACATCAATGGTAGAAGATGGGGCACCCACAACTACGGGTGTTCACCAAAGATTCTATGGTGGGGGTGTAAGCGATGTGATGTTAAGTAAATTTGACAAAAATGGAGCCTTGATTTGGTCCACCTATTTTGGTGGTTCGGGGGAAGATCAAAATTACCATCCTTTAGTTTTAATGTCAGATGGGGGAATTGTAGTCCCAGGTATTACATCCAGCACTAATAGAATTTCAACACCAGGATCGCATGATGTAACATATGGCGGGGGAACATCAGATGTTTTTTTAGCAGTATTTGAAACAGATGGGCAGTTGAGATGGGCTACGTACTTTGGAGGATCCGGTACTGATGGCGAACCTGCGGTTTCTATTGATAGTGAAGATAATATTTATTTAGTGGGGTACACATCATCATTATCCGGAATCGCAACAGACAGCTCATTCCAATCCGTTAAAAAGGCTAATCAAGATGGTTTTTTAGCGAAGTTTGATAAGAGTGGAAAATTGCAGTGGTCCACATACTATGGAGGCGAAGGGTTTGATGGTTTTTGGGGGGTTGCAGTAGATCAGAATAATAATGTATATGCAGGAGGAGAAAGTTTTAGTTCCGGGTTGGCGACAGGTAGCTCATTTTTTGCAGGTAATGGTGATGGATTTTTGGCTAAGTTTAATAAAGATGGTAAACGAATATGGGCTAATTATTTCGGATCAGGAGGAAAAGAAGCTATTTATTACCTGGCGATTGATAATAATAATGATATCATTTGTATTGGTCCATCTAACAGCACAGCTGGAATTGCAACTCCGGGTGCTTTTCAAGAAAATAACGCTGGAAAAAATGATGTTTTTATAGTAAAATTTAATTCTAATGGACAACGCCTATGGTCCACATTTTTTGGAGGAGAAGAATGGGATACTGCTTTTGGTTGTGATTTTGATGCAGACAATAATATTTATGTGTCCGTCATGTCACAAAGTTACTTTTTACCTTTGACAGAGGATGTGCCAGGCACCTTCTATAATGGTGGACTTTGGGATGCTGCATTTGTTAAATTTAGTCCCTCAGGTGAGTTAGTATGGTCAACCTATTTTGGGGGTGATGGGAATGACAGATCTATTGGTATTACATTGGATTCAGAGCAAAATATAATTGCCGCAATTAATTCTGATAGTAAGGGTTTAGCGACACCGGGAGCTTACAAAGAAACTGCAATAGGACATGAAAGCTTACTTGTCAAAATGAAAGATGCAACTACTGTGAATGTTCAAGATTTGACTGCTTTACCCCAAATGACTATTTTTCCGAACCCTAGTTCCGATTTTATTGAGATTTCCAATGAATCCAATCGCCACAGAACGATATCCTTCTATGATATAAATGGTGCATTGGTTTTAAGGTATATGAATTCTAATCAAAATAGATTTGATATCCGAAATCTAAAATCGGGTTTATATTTCTTACATTCAGTTGATAAGAAGGTTGAAAGTTTTGGAAAATTTATCAAGTCTGATTAA
- a CDS encoding SBBP repeat-containing protein: MQRNLLAIFSFFICLTNGIAQSINPQVLWATYFGSSGDDLTGQVVTDKEDNIYMTSTVKSGAPTTAGVHQTTYGGGVSDVMLSKFDKNGNLIWSTYFGGSGNDMTFFPISIMSDGAIVITGTTSSSNGIATVGSHDQIFGGSLDAFLAVFEDDGKLRWATYFGGTGFDAEPTASLDLDDNIYLAGYTTSPSGIATDGTFQSTKSGNEDGFLAKFDMSGKLIWSTYFGGQEQDFFTNVSVDRENNVYVAGAASSSNLATVGSFQENYEGNSDGFLAKFSKDGKRLWATYIGSDGTDGIFSFSIDHHNDIICIGSSNSKGGMASPGAYEENNSGKNDIFISKFNANGQQLWSTFFGGEENENSFGCDVDKDNNIYISALTQSKSFPVTEDVPGNIYNGGTWDAAFVKFSPEGDLKWSTYFGGNGNDRAFGITLDSEQNIVASINSTSKGLATPGAYNEAARGNESLLIKMKDATIVNTKELEKWPALSVFPNPTTSHIQIPNPNLDKRNITIYNAMGEMQRRYLFITETDFDLYSLPNGPYYITVENNGITSVVKVLKVE, encoded by the coding sequence ATGCAACGAAATTTACTAGCCATTTTTAGCTTTTTTATTTGTCTTACAAATGGAATTGCGCAATCTATCAATCCACAGGTATTGTGGGCCACTTACTTTGGAAGTTCAGGTGACGATTTGACAGGCCAGGTAGTCACCGATAAAGAAGATAATATTTACATGACATCAACTGTCAAAAGCGGTGCCCCAACAACCGCAGGTGTCCACCAAACAACTTATGGTGGAGGAGTTAGTGATGTGATGTTAAGTAAATTTGATAAAAATGGGAACTTAATATGGTCCACTTATTTTGGTGGTTCAGGAAATGACATGACTTTTTTTCCGATTTCTATCATGTCAGATGGAGCCATAGTGATTACAGGCACTACTTCTAGTTCCAATGGAATTGCAACTGTTGGGTCACATGACCAGATTTTTGGCGGCAGCTTGGATGCTTTTTTAGCTGTTTTTGAGGATGATGGAAAGTTGAGATGGGCTACATACTTCGGAGGCACTGGTTTTGATGCCGAACCAACAGCATCTCTAGATCTGGATGATAACATTTATCTGGCAGGTTATACAACGTCACCATCAGGTATTGCTACAGATGGCACATTTCAATCAACCAAAAGTGGAAATGAAGATGGTTTCTTAGCGAAGTTTGATATGAGTGGAAAATTGATATGGTCCACTTATTTTGGAGGACAAGAGCAAGATTTTTTTACTAACGTCAGCGTTGACCGTGAGAACAATGTATATGTCGCAGGAGCAGCGAGCAGTTCTAATTTAGCTACAGTTGGATCGTTCCAAGAAAATTATGAGGGTAATAGCGATGGTTTTTTAGCTAAATTTAGTAAAGATGGTAAAAGATTATGGGCTACGTACATCGGCTCGGATGGTACGGACGGTATTTTTTCTTTTTCGATTGATCACCATAATGATATCATTTGTATTGGATCATCCAATAGTAAAGGAGGGATGGCATCTCCAGGTGCTTATGAAGAAAATAATTCTGGAAAAAATGATATTTTTATTTCAAAATTTAATGCTAACGGACAACAGCTATGGTCCACATTTTTTGGAGGCGAAGAAAATGAAAATTCCTTTGGTTGTGATGTTGATAAAGATAACAATATTTATATATCAGCGTTGACACAGAGTAAAAGTTTCCCTGTGACTGAAGACGTTCCCGGAAATATCTACAATGGAGGCACTTGGGATGCAGCCTTTGTAAAGTTTTCACCTGAGGGAGATTTAAAATGGTCCACTTACTTTGGGGGGAATGGAAATGACAGAGCCTTTGGTATCACATTGGATTCTGAGCAGAATATTGTAGCCAGTATTAATTCAACAAGTAAAGGCTTGGCTACACCCGGAGCTTATAATGAAGCTGCAAGGGGCAATGAAAGCCTCCTGATCAAGATGAAAGATGCCACTATTGTAAATACCAAAGAATTAGAAAAATGGCCGGCTTTGAGTGTTTTCCCAAATCCGACTACATCACATATTCAAATCCCTAATCCAAATTTAGATAAAAGGAATATCACCATCTACAATGCAATGGGAGAGATGCAAAGAAGATACCTATTCATTACAGAAACAGATTTTGACTTGTATTCTTTGCCCAATGGGCCATATTATATCACAGTGGAGAATAATGGGATTACATCTGTGGTCAAAGTATTAAAAGTAGAGTAA
- a CDS encoding SBBP repeat-containing protein, with translation MNRNNKVFIVLSFFPYFFCQAQNINPELIWATYYGSSMNDFTQKILQDSERSLIVLSYIGGADAPTTQNIHQGSFGGIFDVMLTKFDVEGKLMWSTYFGGENSDFAPFFTLDHNNNIIVAGVTGSVNQITTPNAIQTELMGDVDGFIVKFNKDGQVLWSTYFGGSEDDRIENITVDSLGQIYVVGSTYSKDLHVTESCHQNINAGKSDGFIAKLTTDGQLLWSSYYGGDEDDVFYGLSLDKDQNLIVTGSTFSTNNIATEGSYDDSYNGSGDGFMVKLNSKGERIWGSYFGGTKLDNLYLVEFDEFQNFYLVGQTNSSNLGTNGSLSAGLNGKEDVILIKFNINQKKEWATYLGGSEWDDIFSISIETNGDLILSIRTASHDFPVTEYTFNEYHNGGESDGAFIKLDPNGKLIWSTFFGGNKHDRGTDMIFGLDGYLYGCLITNSQDLATSGAYQIVANEYDCFVFKMKDATIVNTKELEKWPALSVFPNPTTSHIQIPNPNLDKRNIIIYNAMGEMQRRYLFTAETDFDISSLPNGPYYLISENGNFKSVAKIIKID, from the coding sequence ATGAACAGGAATAATAAAGTTTTCATTGTATTGAGTTTTTTTCCATATTTCTTTTGCCAAGCTCAAAATATTAACCCTGAATTAATTTGGGCTACTTACTATGGTAGTTCAATGAATGATTTTACACAAAAAATATTACAAGATAGTGAAAGGAGCCTCATAGTACTTTCTTATATAGGAGGTGCAGATGCACCAACAACTCAAAACATTCATCAAGGATCGTTTGGTGGTATTTTTGATGTTATGCTGACTAAGTTTGATGTAGAAGGCAAATTAATGTGGTCAACCTATTTTGGTGGTGAAAATTCTGATTTCGCACCTTTTTTTACTTTAGATCATAATAATAATATTATTGTAGCGGGTGTCACAGGTAGTGTAAATCAGATAACCACTCCAAATGCAATTCAAACTGAATTGATGGGTGATGTTGATGGGTTTATCGTTAAATTTAATAAAGACGGTCAGGTCTTATGGTCCACATATTTTGGAGGTTCCGAAGATGACAGAATAGAAAATATAACAGTAGATTCTTTAGGCCAAATATATGTTGTCGGATCTACTTATTCGAAGGATTTACATGTAACTGAATCCTGCCATCAAAACATTAATGCCGGAAAATCAGATGGATTCATAGCTAAGTTAACAACAGACGGACAATTATTATGGTCATCGTATTACGGAGGAGATGAAGATGATGTATTTTATGGGTTAAGTTTGGATAAAGATCAAAATTTAATAGTTACAGGTAGTACTTTTAGTACAAACAATATTGCTACTGAAGGTTCTTATGATGATTCTTATAATGGAAGTGGGGATGGTTTTATGGTTAAATTGAATTCAAAAGGAGAAAGAATTTGGGGGAGTTATTTTGGGGGTACAAAATTGGATAATTTATATTTGGTTGAATTTGATGAATTTCAAAATTTTTATTTAGTAGGTCAAACGAACTCATCAAACTTAGGTACAAATGGTTCATTATCAGCCGGTCTCAATGGTAAAGAAGATGTAATTTTAATAAAATTTAATATAAACCAAAAAAAGGAATGGGCTACCTATTTGGGCGGATCTGAGTGGGATGATATTTTTTCTATAAGTATAGAGACAAATGGCGATTTGATTCTTAGCATTCGAACAGCTAGTCATGATTTTCCAGTAACAGAATATACTTTTAATGAATACCATAATGGCGGAGAATCAGACGGTGCTTTCATAAAACTTGATCCAAATGGTAAGTTAATATGGTCAACATTTTTTGGAGGCAACAAGCATGATAGAGGTACAGATATGATTTTTGGACTGGATGGGTACCTTTATGGCTGTTTGATTACAAATAGTCAGGATTTGGCAACAAGCGGAGCTTATCAAATAGTTGCAAATGAGTATGATTGTTTTGTTTTCAAGATGAAAGATGCCACTATTGTAAATACCAAAGAATTAGAAAAATGGCCGGCTTTGAGTGTTTTTCCAAATCCGACTACATCACATATTCAAATCCCTAATCCAAATTTAGATAAAAGGAATATCATCATCTACAATGCAATGGGAGAGATGCAAAGAAGATACCTATTCACTGCAGAAACAGATTTTGACATTTCATCTTTGCCAAATGGGCCATATTATCTCATTTCAGAAAATGGCAATTTTAAATCAGTGGCTAAAATTATAAAAATAGATTAG